From Vicinamibacterales bacterium, a single genomic window includes:
- a CDS encoding DUF5989 family protein yields the protein MDPKSDDRFEQAVAQPRSSLLGEFWGFLSHNKKWWLLPIVVVFLLLGVLMLLGSTAAAPFIYTIF from the coding sequence ATGGACCCGAAATCCGACGATCGATTCGAACAGGCGGTTGCCCAGCCGCGCTCCTCGCTGTTGGGCGAATTCTGGGGGTTCCTCAGCCACAACAAGAAATGGTGGCTTCTGCCGATCGTGGTGGTGTTCCTGCTGCTCGGCGTGCTGATGCTGCTCGGCAGCACCGCCGCCGCGCCGTTCATCTACACGATCTTCTAG
- a CDS encoding SxtJ family membrane protein encodes MTFGDINLHPDEKELRTFALLWLVGFGLLGVVVAWRGGAFGAAAVPIGWHAPWRAPLALWVLAVVGCVVGLAAPAALRPIYVTWMVAAFPIGWTVSLILLALVYYVLFTLVGLVFRLIGRDALGRSFDRRATSYWVRRPAPSDTERYFRQF; translated from the coding sequence ATGACGTTCGGCGACATCAACCTGCACCCGGACGAGAAGGAGTTGCGGACCTTTGCCCTGCTCTGGCTCGTCGGATTCGGGCTCCTGGGGGTCGTCGTGGCCTGGCGTGGCGGGGCGTTCGGGGCGGCAGCCGTGCCCATCGGCTGGCACGCACCGTGGCGGGCGCCGCTTGCGCTCTGGGTGCTTGCCGTCGTCGGTTGCGTCGTGGGTCTGGCTGCGCCCGCCGCGCTGCGGCCGATATACGTGACCTGGATGGTCGCGGCGTTTCCCATCGGGTGGACGGTCAGCCTGATCCTGCTGGCGTTGGTCTACTACGTGTTGTTCACGCTGGTCGGTCTCGTGTTCCGGCTGATCGGACGGGACGCGCTCGGACGTTCCTTCGATCGGCGGGCGACGTCGTACTGGGTTCGGCGGCCGGCACCGTCCGACACCGAACGGTACTTCAGGCAGTTCTGA
- a CDS encoding carbamoyltransferase: protein MSTRTLILGISAFYHDSAAAILSDGDIVAAAQEERFTRVKHDAGFPQRAIEYCLREANATPDDINVVAFYEKPLTKFERLLETYLAYAPVGFQSFRQALPIWLKQKLHLPRVMDRGMGGRYKGRYVFPEHHESHAASAFYPSPFEEAAILTLDGVGEWATAACGVGRGNRIELTKELRFPHSLGLLYSAFTYYTGFRVNSGEYKLMGLAPYGEPRYADLIREHLLDLKDDGSFRMDLSYFNYCQGLTMTSAKFHALFGGPPREPESPVTDRDMDLAASIQVVTEEIISRMARRLHEETGMKNLCLAGGVALNCVANGRVLREGPFENLWIQPAAGDAGGALGAALLVWHQLMGRPRTTNETDSMKGALLGPAYTDEQIKAVLDRKGARYRHLDDEAMLERIVGLLCDEKVVGRFQGRMEFGPRALGNRSILGDARSEKMQSVMNLKIKFRESFRPFAPSVLIEDTPEYFEMDAGVESPYMLLVADVQRDKRVDGGAERKGRKGMDLLYMKRSVVQAITHVDYSARVQTVDPRRHAAYHKLIRRFKERTGCPVIINTSFNVRGEPIVGSPEDALNCFLNTGMDALVLEHYLLLKTEQPEGLAAGQAEYLKAFKLD from the coding sequence ATGAGCACACGCACGCTGATTCTCGGGATTTCCGCCTTCTACCACGATTCGGCGGCGGCCATTCTCTCGGATGGCGACATCGTCGCCGCCGCCCAGGAGGAGCGCTTCACCCGCGTCAAGCACGACGCAGGGTTTCCGCAGCGTGCGATCGAGTACTGCCTGCGCGAGGCGAACGCGACCCCCGACGACATCAACGTGGTGGCGTTCTACGAGAAACCGCTGACCAAGTTCGAGCGTCTGCTCGAGACGTACCTCGCGTACGCGCCGGTGGGTTTCCAGAGCTTCCGCCAGGCGCTGCCGATTTGGCTGAAACAGAAGCTCCACCTGCCGCGAGTGATGGATCGCGGCATGGGCGGGCGCTACAAGGGACGCTACGTTTTCCCGGAACACCACGAGTCGCACGCCGCAAGCGCGTTCTATCCCTCGCCCTTCGAGGAGGCTGCCATCCTCACGCTGGATGGCGTCGGTGAGTGGGCCACGGCTGCGTGCGGCGTCGGCCGCGGGAACCGCATCGAGTTGACGAAGGAACTCCGATTCCCCCACTCGCTCGGCCTGCTCTACTCGGCGTTCACCTACTACACGGGCTTCAGGGTCAACTCGGGCGAATACAAGCTGATGGGCCTCGCGCCCTACGGCGAACCGCGCTATGCGGATCTCATCCGGGAGCACCTCCTCGATCTCAAAGACGATGGCTCGTTCCGGATGGACCTGAGCTACTTCAACTACTGCCAGGGCCTGACGATGACGAGCGCGAAGTTCCACGCGCTGTTCGGCGGGCCGCCGCGTGAACCCGAATCGCCGGTCACCGATCGCGACATGGATTTGGCCGCCAGCATCCAGGTGGTCACAGAGGAGATCATCAGCCGGATGGCCCGTCGTCTCCACGAGGAGACGGGAATGAAGAACCTGTGCCTTGCCGGTGGCGTGGCCCTGAACTGCGTGGCGAATGGCCGAGTGCTCCGCGAGGGACCGTTCGAGAACCTGTGGATCCAGCCGGCGGCCGGCGACGCGGGCGGCGCACTCGGTGCGGCACTCCTCGTCTGGCACCAGTTGATGGGACGTCCGCGGACGACGAACGAGACCGACAGCATGAAGGGGGCGCTGCTCGGCCCCGCCTACACCGACGAACAGATCAAGGCGGTGCTCGACCGCAAAGGTGCCCGCTACCGCCATCTCGACGACGAGGCGATGCTCGAGCGCATCGTCGGCCTGCTGTGCGACGAGAAGGTCGTGGGGCGTTTCCAGGGGCGAATGGAGTTCGGCCCGCGCGCGCTCGGCAACCGGAGCATCCTCGGCGACGCACGCAGCGAGAAGATGCAGTCGGTGATGAACCTCAAGATCAAGTTCCGCGAGTCGTTCCGGCCGTTCGCGCCGTCGGTCCTGATCGAGGACACACCCGAGTACTTCGAGATGGATGCCGGCGTCGAGAGCCCGTACATGCTGCTCGTCGCCGATGTGCAGCGCGACAAGCGCGTCGATGGTGGAGCGGAGCGCAAGGGGCGGAAGGGGATGGACCTGCTGTACATGAAGCGGTCCGTCGTCCAGGCCATCACGCACGTGGACTACTCGGCCCGCGTGCAGACCGTCGATCCGCGGCGGCACGCGGCGTATCACAAGCTGATTCGACGCTTCAAAGAGAGGACGGGCTGCCCCGTCATCATCAACACGAGCTTCAACGTTCGCGGCGAGCCGATCGTGGGTTCCCCGGAGGACGCGCTCAACTGCTTCCTGAACACGGGCATGGATGCGCTCGTGCTCGAGCACTACCTGCTGTTGAAGACCGAGCAGCCCGAGGGTCTCGCCGCCGGCCAGGCGGAGTACCTGAAGGCGTTCAAGCTCGACTAG
- a CDS encoding glycosyltransferase, which translates to MTDGKLNVLQVCDHLGWEGSRMHGVKRLFAWMIPRFDPARFNVSLVSLRKKDLSEETLDTYGVDITYLQRSKFDPATLTDMLKVIDRKKIDILHMHGYGATTFGRAAGAIKRIPTLLHEHANLTDTPWFQKVVDVALEPFTDLAIAVSRSTAEFVIGARKVPERKVKVVYLGAPVGEFGQVRSPEEVAAVRRELGAAETDFLLGTVTRLHDSKGNEYLIEAARTVVDRRPTAKFYLVGEGPLRPALEQQARSLGLGDRFIFAGFVRDVARVVSAFDMSVFPSLWEGTPLTAFETLAAGRSIVATDADGLLDILTDNQDALIVPRRNAAALADKIVFLMDHPEERTRLSARARVTAQDYDIDAFVRKMERLYELMHEVSRKTHRRGVMAADLSFLNGRGPERPAPYARRGIQ; encoded by the coding sequence ATGACCGACGGGAAACTGAACGTGTTGCAGGTGTGCGATCACCTCGGATGGGAGGGGTCGCGCATGCACGGCGTCAAGCGGCTGTTTGCGTGGATGATCCCGCGGTTCGACCCTGCCCGGTTCAACGTCTCGCTCGTGAGTCTCCGGAAGAAGGACCTGTCCGAGGAGACGCTCGACACCTACGGCGTGGACATCACGTACCTCCAGCGATCGAAGTTCGATCCCGCCACGCTGACGGACATGCTCAAGGTCATCGACCGGAAGAAGATCGACATCCTGCACATGCACGGGTACGGCGCGACCACGTTCGGCCGGGCCGCCGGCGCGATCAAGCGGATCCCGACGCTGCTGCACGAGCACGCGAATCTGACCGACACGCCGTGGTTCCAGAAGGTCGTGGACGTGGCGCTCGAGCCGTTCACCGACCTGGCGATCGCAGTCTCGCGCTCGACGGCGGAATTCGTGATTGGTGCGCGCAAGGTTCCGGAACGCAAGGTGAAGGTCGTGTACCTGGGCGCGCCGGTGGGGGAGTTCGGGCAGGTGCGCAGCCCTGAGGAAGTCGCGGCCGTCCGGCGCGAGCTCGGGGCGGCAGAGACCGACTTCCTGCTCGGCACGGTGACGCGGCTGCACGATTCGAAGGGCAACGAGTATCTGATCGAGGCCGCGCGCACCGTCGTCGACCGCCGGCCGACCGCGAAGTTCTACCTTGTCGGGGAAGGGCCGCTGCGGCCGGCGCTCGAGCAGCAGGCGCGATCGCTGGGACTCGGCGATCGGTTCATCTTCGCCGGCTTCGTCCGCGACGTGGCGAGGGTCGTGTCGGCCTTCGACATGAGTGTGTTCCCCTCGCTCTGGGAGGGGACCCCGCTCACGGCCTTCGAGACTCTCGCCGCCGGCCGTTCCATCGTTGCCACCGACGCCGACGGTCTGTTGGACATCCTCACCGACAATCAGGACGCGCTCATCGTGCCCAGGCGCAACGCTGCTGCGCTGGCCGACAAGATCGTGTTCCTGATGGACCATCCGGAAGAACGCACGCGCCTCTCGGCCCGTGCGCGGGTGACCGCGCAGGACTACGACATCGACGCATTCGTTCGGAAGATGGAACGTCTCTACGAGCTGATGCACGAGGTGTCGCGCAAGACCCACCGGCGCGGCGTGATGGCGGCCGACCTGTCGTTCCTGAACGGCCGCGGCCCCGAACGGCCGGCGCCCTATGCCCGCCGCGGGATCCAGTAG
- a CDS encoding aldo/keto reductase produces MTRVTRRTFVETTAAAAGTSLVVSIVGKLGIPALAAGAVPTRPFGKTGVQVSVAGLGGGARFYEPVPTDEAGAELVRQAIDRGISFIETSANYGPDDDGNCSERRIGMAMKTHRAKAFLETKTDERSYDGAMREMERSLKLLSTDHVDLMLHHNLSSATQLDQLAGPDGAERAIRKLVDQKVIRFRGFSCHDPTLTLQAIARLDPDAIQAPINATRVPDFEAEVLPLTRARGIAVVVMKAVGHGFFMKDAIGGAFDSRSKTDKRPELHRFAPPAEAFNRPVPAPGDYLRYAMSLPVTTVLAGMDSIATLDGLVATASAFTPFAPAEAARVRERAQAFAGTGYWIPRRA; encoded by the coding sequence ATGACCAGAGTCACGCGTCGCACGTTCGTCGAGACCACGGCTGCCGCGGCCGGCACGAGCCTCGTCGTCTCGATCGTCGGGAAGCTCGGGATCCCCGCCCTTGCCGCCGGCGCGGTCCCCACGCGCCCGTTCGGCAAGACCGGCGTGCAGGTGAGCGTGGCGGGACTCGGCGGCGGCGCGCGTTTCTACGAACCGGTGCCCACCGACGAGGCGGGCGCGGAACTTGTCCGGCAGGCAATCGACCGCGGCATCTCCTTCATCGAAACCAGCGCCAACTACGGCCCGGACGACGACGGGAACTGCAGCGAACGGCGGATCGGCATGGCGATGAAGACGCACCGCGCGAAGGCGTTCCTCGAGACCAAGACCGACGAGCGGAGCTACGACGGCGCGATGCGGGAGATGGAGCGCAGCCTGAAGCTGCTGTCCACCGACCACGTCGATTTGATGCTGCACCACAACCTCAGCAGCGCCACGCAACTCGATCAACTGGCCGGACCCGACGGCGCGGAGCGCGCGATCCGGAAGCTCGTCGATCAGAAGGTGATCCGGTTCCGTGGCTTCTCGTGCCACGACCCGACGCTGACACTCCAGGCGATCGCGCGCCTCGATCCGGACGCCATCCAGGCGCCGATCAACGCCACGCGGGTTCCGGACTTCGAAGCGGAGGTCCTGCCGCTCACCAGGGCGCGGGGCATCGCCGTGGTCGTCATGAAGGCGGTCGGTCATGGGTTCTTCATGAAGGACGCGATTGGCGGCGCGTTCGACTCGCGGTCGAAGACCGACAAGCGTCCCGAGCTGCACCGGTTCGCGCCTCCCGCGGAGGCGTTCAACCGGCCGGTGCCGGCGCCCGGCGACTACCTGCGCTACGCGATGTCGTTGCCTGTGACCACGGTGCTGGCGGGCATGGACTCGATCGCCACGCTCGACGGCCTGGTCGCGACGGCCTCGGCGTTCACGCCGTTCGCCCCGGCTGAGGCTGCGCGCGTCCGCGAGCGGGCGCAGGCGTTCGCGGGCACCGGCTACTGGATCCCGCGGCGGGCATAG
- a CDS encoding glycosyltransferase yields MKLGFVIQRYGTEILGGSEYHCRLIAERLAQRHHVEVLTTCARDYITWKNEYSEATDRIRGVTVRRFPNAKTRDIDSFNRYSDWIFHNPHTRADEMSWLEQQGPWCPALLDYLQKHQASYDALIFFTYLYAPTVLGLQVAPGRSILVPTAHDEPAIHLSIYEEVLGLPSAIAYNTEAERRFLTTHFSIRAIAEETVGCGVDLPQHHAYSRTAQGGGEDAPAEDAPGASAPPGRKQFQSHLTSRGATFRRRHRLHGPFALYGGRIEKGKGCEELIEYFNAYVAEGGEASLVLMGVKLMPLPEDPFICFAGMLSDIERGQALEAATVVVVPSPFESLSLLALEALSVGTPILTNARSEVLVDHCLSSNGGLFYADRYEFTECLKMLVADEQLRAAMGRNGRDYIRRNYRWDVIMAKYERMISTLKGR; encoded by the coding sequence GTGAAACTCGGCTTCGTCATCCAACGCTACGGCACGGAGATTCTGGGCGGCTCGGAGTACCACTGCCGCCTGATCGCCGAACGTCTGGCCCAGCGCCACCACGTCGAGGTGCTGACGACGTGCGCCCGCGACTACATCACGTGGAAGAACGAGTATTCGGAAGCCACCGACCGGATTCGTGGTGTGACCGTGCGCCGGTTTCCCAACGCCAAGACGCGCGACATCGACTCGTTCAACCGATACTCGGACTGGATTTTCCACAACCCGCACACGCGGGCCGACGAGATGTCGTGGCTCGAGCAGCAAGGTCCCTGGTGCCCGGCGCTGCTCGACTACCTCCAGAAACACCAGGCGTCGTACGACGCCCTCATCTTCTTCACATATCTCTACGCGCCGACGGTGCTCGGCCTGCAGGTCGCACCCGGACGCAGCATCCTCGTGCCCACGGCGCACGACGAGCCGGCGATTCACCTCTCCATCTACGAGGAAGTCCTCGGCCTGCCGTCGGCCATCGCGTACAACACCGAGGCCGAACGGCGTTTCCTGACGACGCACTTCTCCATCCGCGCGATCGCCGAGGAAACGGTGGGGTGCGGAGTGGATCTGCCGCAGCACCATGCATATTCCCGGACGGCGCAGGGCGGCGGGGAAGATGCGCCCGCCGAGGACGCGCCCGGGGCATCCGCACCTCCCGGCCGGAAGCAGTTCCAGTCGCACCTGACCTCGCGCGGCGCCACGTTCCGTCGCCGGCATCGTCTCCACGGTCCCTTCGCGCTGTACGGCGGCCGGATCGAGAAGGGCAAGGGTTGCGAGGAACTGATCGAGTATTTCAACGCGTACGTGGCGGAAGGCGGCGAGGCGTCGCTCGTGCTGATGGGTGTGAAGCTGATGCCTCTCCCGGAGGATCCGTTCATCTGCTTCGCCGGCATGCTCTCCGACATCGAGCGCGGCCAGGCACTGGAGGCCGCCACGGTCGTCGTTGTCCCATCGCCGTTCGAGAGCCTGTCGCTGCTGGCGCTCGAGGCCCTGTCGGTTGGCACGCCCATCCTCACCAACGCGCGTAGCGAGGTGCTGGTCGATCACTGCCTGTCCAGCAACGGCGGGCTCTTCTACGCCGACCGGTACGAGTTCACCGAGTGCCTCAAGATGCTGGTGGCCGACGAGCAGTTACGCGCAGCGATGGGCCGCAACGGACGCGACTACATCCGCCGCAACTACCGGTGGGACGTCATCATGGCGAAGTACGAGCGGATGATCTCGACGCTGAAGGGCCGGTAG
- a CDS encoding glycosyltransferase family 4 protein, translating to MIVNQWVGAAHRYDAIGDHARHVQVILRAMGHTSEIYGLTVDEDLRDIVRPFDHPDARSGDVTIFHYALPSAMTGAFADLPRGRVLHYHNITPAHYFAPYNAGQYRLCRVGREHLRRLVGHADLALGVSEFNRLELQEMGFAETGVMPIAVDVDRLTKAPRRPALERILDDGLTNILFVGRIAPNKRIDDYIRFAEHYKRYVNIDYRFIFVGRTDAVPHYYSAIRTLLLQYEMPHDRFMFTGPVTDEDLAAYYRMASVYLSLSEHEGFCVPLLEAMAMDVPILAYAAGAVPDTLSGSGVLFSPRDFEYAAELLGELVFNDDLRGEVIGGQRRRLADFGDGRVEKDLRAALSRVAGNTSVR from the coding sequence ATGATCGTCAACCAGTGGGTCGGAGCGGCGCACCGATACGACGCGATTGGCGACCATGCCCGTCACGTGCAGGTCATCCTGCGCGCCATGGGGCACACCTCCGAGATCTACGGCCTGACCGTCGATGAGGACTTGCGGGACATCGTTCGACCGTTCGACCACCCCGACGCCAGGAGCGGCGATGTCACGATCTTCCACTACGCGCTGCCGTCCGCGATGACCGGCGCGTTTGCCGACCTGCCCCGCGGACGCGTGCTCCACTACCACAACATCACGCCGGCGCACTACTTCGCCCCCTACAACGCGGGTCAGTACCGGCTCTGCCGGGTGGGCCGGGAACACCTCCGGCGCCTGGTGGGTCACGCGGACCTCGCGCTCGGGGTTTCTGAGTTCAACCGGTTGGAACTGCAGGAGATGGGATTCGCCGAGACGGGGGTGATGCCGATCGCGGTGGACGTCGACCGCCTCACGAAGGCGCCACGTCGACCGGCCCTCGAGCGGATCCTCGACGATGGGTTGACGAACATCCTGTTTGTCGGCCGCATCGCGCCAAACAAACGGATCGACGACTACATTCGCTTCGCCGAACACTACAAGCGGTACGTCAACATCGACTACCGGTTCATCTTCGTCGGGCGGACGGACGCCGTCCCGCACTACTATTCGGCGATACGGACGCTCCTGCTGCAGTACGAGATGCCCCACGATCGCTTCATGTTCACGGGGCCGGTGACCGACGAGGACCTCGCCGCGTACTACCGCATGGCCAGCGTCTATCTCTCGCTGAGCGAGCACGAGGGCTTCTGCGTCCCGTTGCTGGAGGCGATGGCCATGGACGTACCGATCCTCGCCTACGCCGCAGGAGCCGTTCCCGATACGCTGTCCGGTTCGGGCGTCCTGTTCTCCCCGCGGGATTTCGAGTACGCCGCCGAACTGCTCGGCGAGCTGGTCTTCAACGACGACCTCCGCGGCGAGGTGATTGGCGGCCAGCGCCGTCGGCTGGCGGATTTCGGCGACGGGCGCGTGGAGAAGGATCTGCGGGCGGCCCTGTCACGGGTCGCCGGCAACACTTCGGTGCGGTAG